One window of Chloroflexus aggregans DSM 9485 genomic DNA carries:
- a CDS encoding STAS domain-containing protein, with the protein MLEDELNVNIRHREGVAIIDLIGDVTTFAEEKINNAYRQVTTQGARYILLNFRQNDYINSAGIAILIGIVTEVNQNGQKLAISGLSPHFQKIFRMVGLAQYAEIYQTEEEALSAFKRLSAIE; encoded by the coding sequence ATGTTAGAAGATGAGTTAAATGTCAATATCCGTCATCGCGAAGGGGTTGCAATTATTGATCTAATCGGTGATGTGACGACATTCGCCGAAGAAAAGATCAATAATGCGTATCGCCAGGTAACGACGCAGGGTGCTCGTTACATTTTGCTCAACTTTCGCCAGAATGACTATATCAATAGTGCGGGAATTGCAATTCTGATCGGCATTGTTACTGAAGTAAACCAGAATGGGCAAAAGCTGGCGATTAGTGGCTTGTCGCCGCACTTTCAGAAGATTTTTCGCATGGTCGGGTTGGCACAGTATGCCGAAATTTATCAGACCGAGGAGGAGGCACTGAGTGCTTTTAAGCGGCTCAGTGCAATCGAGTGA
- a CDS encoding bifunctional heptose 7-phosphate kinase/heptose 1-phosphate adenyltransferase yields the protein MTAPLPYPITRMPTAFPHHTQLPDPTALAGRRVVVVGDITLDEYLYGRPTRLSREAPIPVLEYLRRETILGGAANPARNIVALGSYASLVAVVGDDEEGDHLRTLLHTAAIDDSGVITITGRMTTRKTRILADASPRLPQQVARLDRLDRSPLASVTEERVIAALAEQIPHADAVICSDYQLGLLTPRVVDAVRDLCRRHGAIFAVDAQGNAHYYHHASLFRCNDAEAAATLGMSTIDDETITGAISRLYHELAARLVIVTRGPAGLALIGDDEPFLQLPAYRVSEVFDTTGAGDTFIAVATLALAAGYRGKIAAALANIAAALVVRRLGNAVVTPTELAAAITTAEV from the coding sequence ATGACTGCCCCGCTGCCATACCCTATCACTCGTATGCCAACCGCCTTTCCGCATCACACGCAGTTGCCCGATCCAACGGCTCTCGCCGGTCGGCGGGTTGTTGTGGTCGGTGACATTACCCTTGACGAGTACCTTTACGGTCGGCCTACCCGCCTCTCGCGCGAAGCACCGATCCCGGTGTTAGAGTACCTACGGCGTGAAACTATTCTCGGCGGGGCAGCCAATCCGGCTCGTAATATCGTCGCTCTTGGCTCATACGCCAGCCTCGTCGCCGTTGTCGGTGATGATGAAGAGGGCGATCATCTTCGCACCCTCCTGCACACGGCAGCGATTGACGACAGTGGCGTCATCACGATTACCGGACGAATGACAACCCGCAAAACTCGGATTCTGGCCGATGCCAGCCCACGGCTTCCCCAACAGGTTGCACGCCTCGACCGACTCGACCGCAGCCCTCTCGCATCGGTTACTGAAGAGCGGGTGATCGCAGCACTTGCCGAGCAGATTCCGCATGCTGATGCAGTAATCTGTTCCGATTATCAACTAGGGTTACTCACACCGCGGGTTGTTGATGCTGTGCGTGATTTATGTCGACGGCATGGGGCAATCTTTGCGGTTGATGCCCAGGGGAATGCCCATTACTACCACCACGCCAGCCTCTTTCGCTGCAACGACGCCGAGGCCGCCGCAACGCTAGGCATGTCTACAATTGACGATGAAACCATCACCGGTGCGATTAGCCGGCTGTACCACGAACTCGCCGCGCGTCTCGTGATCGTTACCCGTGGCCCTGCCGGATTAGCGCTAATCGGTGATGACGAGCCATTCCTCCAACTCCCGGCTTACCGTGTCAGCGAAGTCTTTGATACGACCGGTGCCGGCGATACGTTCATTGCCGTAGCAACGCTGGCACTGGCTGCCGGTTATCGTGGCAAGATTGCAGCAGCATTAGCCAACATCGCCGCAGCACTTGTCGTCAGGCGGTTGGGCAATGCGGTTGTAACGCCAACCGAATTGGCCGCGGCAATTACCACTGCTGAAGTGTGA